One Rissa tridactyla isolate bRisTri1 chromosome 1, bRisTri1.patW.cur.20221130, whole genome shotgun sequence DNA segment encodes these proteins:
- the ZBTB11 gene encoding zinc finger and BTB domain-containing protein 11 isoform X1, protein MSSEESYLAILRYLTNEREPYAPGTEGNAKRKIRKAAACYVVRGGTLYYQRRQRDQQRFAELEVVLQAERRARLIRAAHLAPDGAHRTRLQTWQGLSQKYWWRGILKQVKDYIKECSKCQEKLDRSRSLSDPSEMLEELGLDAKSHEDSNETDDELSNTASIPAASPKPVKKKPIAKHELVFVDSKGLVKQSSSKHCLSVLNQLNQQRLSNQFCDVTLLIEGEEYKAHKSVLAANSEYFRELFIEKGAVSSHEAVVDLSGFCKSSFLPLLEFAYTSELTFDFCSMAEVAMLARHLFMSEVLEICENVHKQMEEKQITVYQKGDIQTVESTQNLAEQTEVEMQPLDGAEQPTELAASEVPVAVNGGPSSAGTEEAAAPQPDLQPPEPAEAAPDDLSKPVEQCETTENYVNTQLLESMSNSTVSVVEAEPLAVEAMDTQSHTEVEADQNDNAKANVDAASEDSSETLQQKRGKQSKEQSVSDSQPENLASSQDDTYKSKLRQRSVSEGGYIRLHKGIEKKLQNRKTNPKSAIQQVAMKLVQRGKKMKQPKRDTTENNEVEAQHKCTECGMVFQRRYALIMHTLKHERSKDYKCPLCKKEFQYGASLRAHLVRHTRKTEVNTAAASGEETGVPSVKGRTKREFICDICGRTLPKLYSLRIHMLKHTGVKPHACKVCGKTFTYKHGLKMHLALHEVQKQFKCDLCEKSFVTKRSLQEHMSIHTGESKYLCSICGKSFHRASGLSKHIKKHQPKPEVRGYQCTQCEKSFYEARDLRQHMNKHLGVKPFQCQFCGKCYSWKKDWYSHVKSHSVTDPYRCNICGKEFYEKALYRRHVKKATHGKKGRAKQNLERVCEHCGRKFTQLREYRRHMNNHEGVKPFECLTCGVAWADARSLKRHVRTHTGERPYVCPVCNEAYIDARTLRKHMTKFHRDYVPCKIMLEKDTLQFHNQGTQVEHAISILAADVQEQETEISVGGGEIETVVVTGETIEAIEAVAATEECTSVSTLSDQSIMQVVNYVLAQQQGQKMAEVTQAIETVEVEVAHVTKTD, encoded by the exons atGTCCAGCGAGGAGAGCTACCTGGCCATCCTGCGCTACCTGACCAACGAGCGGGAGCCCTACGCGCCGGGGACGGAGGGCAACGCCAAGCGGAAGATCCGCAAAGCCGCCGCCTGCTACGTGGTGCGCGGCGGCACCCTCTACTAccagcggcggcagcgggaccAGCAGCGCTTCGCCGAGCTCGAGGTGGTGCTGCAGGCCGAGCGCCGCGCCCGCCTCATCCGCGCCGCCCACCTGGCGCCCGACGGCGCCCACCGCACCCGGCTGCAGACCTGGCAGGGGCTGTCCCAGAAGTACTGGTGGAGAG GTATTCTTAAGCAGGTTAAAGATTACATTAAAGAATGCAGCAAGTGCCAGGAAAAGCTAGATCGCTCTAGATCTCTGTCAGATCCTTCTGAAATGCTGGAGGAACTAGGACTGGATGCAAAATCTCATGAAGATAGTAATGAAACAGATGATGAATTGAGTAATACAGCATCaatcccagctgcatccccaaaGCCTGTAAAGAAGAAGCCAATAGCAAAGCATGAGCTTGTATTT GTTGACAGTAAGGGCCTTGTGAAGCAGTCATCTTCCAAACATTGTCTGTCAGTCTTAAACCAACTGAATCAGCAGAGGCTTTCCAATCAGTTCTGTGATGTGACTCTGCTGATTGAAGGAGAGGAGTACAAAGCTCACAAATCTGTCTTGGCAGCCAACAGCGAGTACTTCCGAGAGCTCTTCATTGAAAAGGGAGCTGTCTCTAGTCATGAAGCTGTAGTGGATCTGTCAG GGTTCTGCAAGTCCAGTTTCCTGCCTCTATTGGAATTTGCTTATACTTCAGAATTAACTTTTGACTTCTGTAGTATGGCAGAAGTGGCCATGCTTGCCCGGCATCTCTTCATGTCAGAGGTCCTCGAAATCTGTGAAAACGTGCACAAACAGATGGAAGAGAAACAAATTACGGTGTACCAAAAGGGGGATATTCAAACAGTAGAGTCAACACAAAATTTAGCAGAGCAGACTGAAGTTGAGATGCAGCCCCTGGATGGTGCTGAGCAACCAACTGAGCTTGCAGCCAGTGAAGTGCCAGTAGCTGTGAATGGAGGTCCTTCCTCTGCTGGgacagaggaagcagcagcaccCCAGCCTGACCTCCAGCCCCCAGAGCCTGCAGAGGCCGCTCCGGATGATCTTTCAAAACCTGTGGAGCAGTgtgaaacaactgaaaattacGTCAATACGCAGCTGCTGGAGAGCATGTCAAATAGCACGGTGTCTGTCGTAGAAGCTGAGCCATTGGCTGTGGAAGCCATGGACACACAGAGTCACACAGAAGTTGAGGCAGATCAAAATGACAATGCTAAAGCAAATGTGGACGCTGCTTCTGAAGACTCCTCAGAAACACTCCAGCAGAAACGTGGCAAGCAAAGTAAAGAACAGAGCGTTTCAGATTCACAACCAGAAAACCTAGCTTCCAGCCAAGATGACACTTACAAAAGCAAGCTTCGCCAGCGTTCTGTTAGTGAAGGGGGATATATCAGATTGCAtaaaggaattgaaaaaaaactgcaaaatagAAAGACAAATCCTAAATCTGCAATACAGCAG GTTGCCATGAAGCTCgtacaaagagggaaaaaaatgaaacagcccAAAAGAGATACCACAGAAAATAACGAAGTAGAGGCTCAGCACAAATGCACTGAGTGTGGAATGGTGTTCCAGCGGCGCTATGCACTTATAATGCACACACTGAAACATGAAAGATCTAAAGATTATAAATGCCCG ttgtgtAAAAAAGAATTCCAGTATGGTGCCTCCCTGCGAGCCCATCTTGTCCGGCACACTCGGAAGACCGAAGTGAACACTGCAGCTGCTAGTGGAGAAGAGACAGGCGTGCCTTCGGTGAAAGGGAGAACTAAAAGGGAATTTATATGTGATATATGTGGGAGAACTCTACCTAAGCTCTATTCTCTCAGAATACATATGCTCAAACATACAGGTGTGAAACCTCATGCATGCAAG GTTTGTGGAAAGACCTTTACGTATAAGCATGGATTAAAAATGCACTTAGCTCTCCATGAAGTACAGAAACAGTTCAAGTGTGACTTGTGTGAGAAGTCTTTTGTCACAAAAAGAAGTCTTCAGGAACACATGAGCATTCATACGG gaGAATCCAAGTATCTTTGCTCCATCTGTGGAAAATCTTTCCACAGGGCATCAGGACTCAGTAAACACATAAAGAAACACCAGCCAAAGCCTGAAGTTCGTGGATATCAGTGTACTCA GTGCGAAAAGAGTTTCTATGAAGCTCGAGATCTTCGGCAGCATATGAATAAACATTTAGGCGTGAAGCCATTTCAGTGCCAGTTCTGTGGAAAATGTTACAGTTGGAAGAAAGACTGGTATTCTCATGTGAAGTCTCATTCTGTCACAGACCCTTATAG GTGTAACATATGTGGTAAAGAATTTTATGAGAAAGCTTTGTACAGAAGACACGTAAAGAAAGCCACACATGGtaaaaaaggaagagcaaaacaaaatcttGAACGAGTTTGTGAGCATTGCGGAAGAAAATTCACACAACTCCGGGAATATAGGAGACACATGAACAATCATGAAG GTGTGAAGCCATTTGAATGTCTAACTTGCGGAGTGGCCTGGGCCGATGCACGTTCATTGAAGCGTCACGTGAGGACGCATACTGGAGAACGGCCGTACGTCTGTCCAGTGTGCAACGAAGCTTACATAGATGCCCGGACACTACGGAAGCACATGACCAAGTTTCATAGGGACTATGTACCCTGCAAAATTATGCTGGAAAAGGATACTCTTCAGTTTCATAACCAGGGGACACAGGTGGAGCACGCCATCAGCATTTTAGCAGCAGATGTACAGGAACAAGAAACCGAGATTAGTGTTGGTGGTGGTGAGATTGAGACCGTGGTTGTGACAGGAGAGACGATTGAAGCCATCGAAGCAGTTGCGGCTACTGAGGAATGTACATCAGTCTCTACTCTTTCCGACCAAAGCATCATGCAGGTGGTAAATTACGTATTGGCGCAACAGCAAGGACAGAAAATGGCTGAAGTGACGCAGGCCATTGAAACTGTAGAAGTAGAAGTGGCCCACGTTACAAAGACAGACTGA
- the ZBTB11 gene encoding zinc finger and BTB domain-containing protein 11 isoform X2, with protein MCGKGLLVDSKGLVKQSSSKHCLSVLNQLNQQRLSNQFCDVTLLIEGEEYKAHKSVLAANSEYFRELFIEKGAVSSHEAVVDLSGFCKSSFLPLLEFAYTSELTFDFCSMAEVAMLARHLFMSEVLEICENVHKQMEEKQITVYQKGDIQTVESTQNLAEQTEVEMQPLDGAEQPTELAASEVPVAVNGGPSSAGTEEAAAPQPDLQPPEPAEAAPDDLSKPVEQCETTENYVNTQLLESMSNSTVSVVEAEPLAVEAMDTQSHTEVEADQNDNAKANVDAASEDSSETLQQKRGKQSKEQSVSDSQPENLASSQDDTYKSKLRQRSVSEGGYIRLHKGIEKKLQNRKTNPKSAIQQVAMKLVQRGKKMKQPKRDTTENNEVEAQHKCTECGMVFQRRYALIMHTLKHERSKDYKCPLCKKEFQYGASLRAHLVRHTRKTEVNTAAASGEETGVPSVKGRTKREFICDICGRTLPKLYSLRIHMLKHTGVKPHACKVCGKTFTYKHGLKMHLALHEVQKQFKCDLCEKSFVTKRSLQEHMSIHTGESKYLCSICGKSFHRASGLSKHIKKHQPKPEVRGYQCTQCEKSFYEARDLRQHMNKHLGVKPFQCQFCGKCYSWKKDWYSHVKSHSVTDPYRCNICGKEFYEKALYRRHVKKATHGKKGRAKQNLERVCEHCGRKFTQLREYRRHMNNHEGVKPFECLTCGVAWADARSLKRHVRTHTGERPYVCPVCNEAYIDARTLRKHMTKFHRDYVPCKIMLEKDTLQFHNQGTQVEHAISILAADVQEQETEISVGGGEIETVVVTGETIEAIEAVAATEECTSVSTLSDQSIMQVVNYVLAQQQGQKMAEVTQAIETVEVEVAHVTKTD; from the exons ATGTGTGGAAAGGGGTTACTG GTTGACAGTAAGGGCCTTGTGAAGCAGTCATCTTCCAAACATTGTCTGTCAGTCTTAAACCAACTGAATCAGCAGAGGCTTTCCAATCAGTTCTGTGATGTGACTCTGCTGATTGAAGGAGAGGAGTACAAAGCTCACAAATCTGTCTTGGCAGCCAACAGCGAGTACTTCCGAGAGCTCTTCATTGAAAAGGGAGCTGTCTCTAGTCATGAAGCTGTAGTGGATCTGTCAG GGTTCTGCAAGTCCAGTTTCCTGCCTCTATTGGAATTTGCTTATACTTCAGAATTAACTTTTGACTTCTGTAGTATGGCAGAAGTGGCCATGCTTGCCCGGCATCTCTTCATGTCAGAGGTCCTCGAAATCTGTGAAAACGTGCACAAACAGATGGAAGAGAAACAAATTACGGTGTACCAAAAGGGGGATATTCAAACAGTAGAGTCAACACAAAATTTAGCAGAGCAGACTGAAGTTGAGATGCAGCCCCTGGATGGTGCTGAGCAACCAACTGAGCTTGCAGCCAGTGAAGTGCCAGTAGCTGTGAATGGAGGTCCTTCCTCTGCTGGgacagaggaagcagcagcaccCCAGCCTGACCTCCAGCCCCCAGAGCCTGCAGAGGCCGCTCCGGATGATCTTTCAAAACCTGTGGAGCAGTgtgaaacaactgaaaattacGTCAATACGCAGCTGCTGGAGAGCATGTCAAATAGCACGGTGTCTGTCGTAGAAGCTGAGCCATTGGCTGTGGAAGCCATGGACACACAGAGTCACACAGAAGTTGAGGCAGATCAAAATGACAATGCTAAAGCAAATGTGGACGCTGCTTCTGAAGACTCCTCAGAAACACTCCAGCAGAAACGTGGCAAGCAAAGTAAAGAACAGAGCGTTTCAGATTCACAACCAGAAAACCTAGCTTCCAGCCAAGATGACACTTACAAAAGCAAGCTTCGCCAGCGTTCTGTTAGTGAAGGGGGATATATCAGATTGCAtaaaggaattgaaaaaaaactgcaaaatagAAAGACAAATCCTAAATCTGCAATACAGCAG GTTGCCATGAAGCTCgtacaaagagggaaaaaaatgaaacagcccAAAAGAGATACCACAGAAAATAACGAAGTAGAGGCTCAGCACAAATGCACTGAGTGTGGAATGGTGTTCCAGCGGCGCTATGCACTTATAATGCACACACTGAAACATGAAAGATCTAAAGATTATAAATGCCCG ttgtgtAAAAAAGAATTCCAGTATGGTGCCTCCCTGCGAGCCCATCTTGTCCGGCACACTCGGAAGACCGAAGTGAACACTGCAGCTGCTAGTGGAGAAGAGACAGGCGTGCCTTCGGTGAAAGGGAGAACTAAAAGGGAATTTATATGTGATATATGTGGGAGAACTCTACCTAAGCTCTATTCTCTCAGAATACATATGCTCAAACATACAGGTGTGAAACCTCATGCATGCAAG GTTTGTGGAAAGACCTTTACGTATAAGCATGGATTAAAAATGCACTTAGCTCTCCATGAAGTACAGAAACAGTTCAAGTGTGACTTGTGTGAGAAGTCTTTTGTCACAAAAAGAAGTCTTCAGGAACACATGAGCATTCATACGG gaGAATCCAAGTATCTTTGCTCCATCTGTGGAAAATCTTTCCACAGGGCATCAGGACTCAGTAAACACATAAAGAAACACCAGCCAAAGCCTGAAGTTCGTGGATATCAGTGTACTCA GTGCGAAAAGAGTTTCTATGAAGCTCGAGATCTTCGGCAGCATATGAATAAACATTTAGGCGTGAAGCCATTTCAGTGCCAGTTCTGTGGAAAATGTTACAGTTGGAAGAAAGACTGGTATTCTCATGTGAAGTCTCATTCTGTCACAGACCCTTATAG GTGTAACATATGTGGTAAAGAATTTTATGAGAAAGCTTTGTACAGAAGACACGTAAAGAAAGCCACACATGGtaaaaaaggaagagcaaaacaaaatcttGAACGAGTTTGTGAGCATTGCGGAAGAAAATTCACACAACTCCGGGAATATAGGAGACACATGAACAATCATGAAG GTGTGAAGCCATTTGAATGTCTAACTTGCGGAGTGGCCTGGGCCGATGCACGTTCATTGAAGCGTCACGTGAGGACGCATACTGGAGAACGGCCGTACGTCTGTCCAGTGTGCAACGAAGCTTACATAGATGCCCGGACACTACGGAAGCACATGACCAAGTTTCATAGGGACTATGTACCCTGCAAAATTATGCTGGAAAAGGATACTCTTCAGTTTCATAACCAGGGGACACAGGTGGAGCACGCCATCAGCATTTTAGCAGCAGATGTACAGGAACAAGAAACCGAGATTAGTGTTGGTGGTGGTGAGATTGAGACCGTGGTTGTGACAGGAGAGACGATTGAAGCCATCGAAGCAGTTGCGGCTACTGAGGAATGTACATCAGTCTCTACTCTTTCCGACCAAAGCATCATGCAGGTGGTAAATTACGTATTGGCGCAACAGCAAGGACAGAAAATGGCTGAAGTGACGCAGGCCATTGAAACTGTAGAAGTAGAAGTGGCCCACGTTACAAAGACAGACTGA